One genomic window of Tatumella citrea includes the following:
- a CDS encoding DUF1543 domain-containing protein: MKLFMFYLGGSAGKSNIEVHDIQFAVSETPEQAWPYLREVWFGDKDKLHIDGFAELQWADGYRITLSQQPSQSHLRLWFVNAGAYRPDELAELHAFDLFVAEDAATARQKALNTLLTGHDQQHKDNLKDVDDCILLEQIGGWYLRLEADPQGQRYTPQWQGYHPIVITSDE, encoded by the coding sequence ATGAAGCTTTTTATGTTTTACCTGGGCGGCAGCGCCGGGAAATCGAATATTGAAGTGCATGATATCCAGTTTGCTGTCAGTGAAACCCCGGAGCAGGCCTGGCCATATCTGCGTGAAGTATGGTTTGGTGATAAAGATAAACTGCATATTGATGGCTTTGCCGAATTGCAGTGGGCCGATGGTTACCGGATTACTCTGTCACAGCAACCCTCTCAAAGCCATCTGCGGTTATGGTTTGTCAATGCAGGAGCCTACCGCCCTGATGAGCTGGCAGAATTGCATGCCTTTGACCTGTTTGTCGCAGAAGATGCGGCAACTGCCAGACAAAAAGCCCTGAATACTCTGCTGACCGGTCACGACCAACAACATAAAGATAACCTGAAAGATGTCGATGACTGCATATTGCTGGAGCAGATTGGTGGCTGGTATCTGCGGCTGGAAGCAGACCCACAAGGTCAGCGCTATACACCCCAATGGCAGGGCTATCATCCAATTGTCATAACATCTGACGAATAA
- the proY gene encoding proline-specific permease ProY, which produces MQNKNQLSRGLTTRHIRFMALGSAIGTGLFYGSADAIKMAGPSVLLAYVIGGAVAYIIMRALGEMSVNNPNSGSFSRYARDYLGPMAGYITGWTYCFEILIVGIADVTAFGVYMGIWFPDVPQWIWVLSVVLIIGAINIMSVKIFGEVEFWFSFFKVATIIIMILAGLGMIVWGIGNGGHPTGISNLWIHGGFFAHGVTGMLLSLQMVMFAYGGIEIIGITAGEADKPEKSIPQAINSVPWRILVFYVGTLFVIMSIYPWNQVGTNGSPFVLTFQHLGIAAAASLLNFVVITASLSAINSDIFGVGRMLHGMAGQGDAPKAFMAVSKRGTPWLTVVVMMVALLIAVLLNYLMPEKVFLVIASLATFATVWVWIMILLAQIGFRKKIGAEAAGKLQFPMPGGSAMSVVGILFLVFIIAMIGYFPDTRLSLYAGAVWVVLLLLGYRWIKKRDTATAKQ; this is translated from the coding sequence ATGCAAAATAAAAATCAGCTTAGCCGCGGGCTAACCACACGACACATTCGCTTTATGGCATTGGGTTCTGCCATCGGGACCGGATTGTTTTATGGATCAGCCGATGCCATTAAAATGGCAGGCCCGAGTGTGTTACTGGCCTATGTGATTGGCGGGGCAGTTGCCTACATCATCATGCGCGCGTTGGGCGAAATGTCGGTGAATAATCCGAATTCCGGCTCGTTTTCCCGTTATGCCAGAGACTATCTGGGCCCGATGGCTGGTTATATCACCGGATGGACCTACTGTTTTGAAATTCTGATTGTCGGCATTGCCGATGTCACCGCTTTTGGTGTCTATATGGGAATCTGGTTCCCTGATGTCCCGCAGTGGATTTGGGTACTCAGTGTGGTGCTGATTATCGGCGCTATTAACATTATGAGCGTGAAGATATTCGGCGAAGTCGAATTTTGGTTCTCGTTCTTCAAAGTCGCTACCATTATTATCATGATTCTGGCCGGGCTTGGGATGATTGTCTGGGGTATCGGTAACGGCGGGCACCCGACAGGAATCAGTAATCTTTGGATCCATGGCGGGTTTTTTGCCCATGGGGTGACCGGTATGCTGCTGTCATTGCAGATGGTGATGTTTGCCTATGGCGGTATTGAGATTATTGGCATCACTGCCGGTGAGGCTGACAAACCAGAGAAATCTATCCCTCAGGCAATCAACTCTGTACCGTGGCGCATCCTGGTTTTTTATGTCGGGACATTGTTTGTCATTATGTCTATCTATCCGTGGAATCAGGTCGGCACCAACGGCAGCCCGTTTGTACTGACTTTCCAGCACTTAGGTATTGCTGCCGCGGCTTCACTGCTTAATTTTGTGGTGATCACTGCTTCTCTGTCGGCGATTAACAGCGATATTTTTGGTGTGGGCCGGATGCTGCACGGTATGGCAGGTCAGGGTGATGCGCCGAAAGCCTTTATGGCAGTATCAAAACGTGGCACCCCCTGGCTGACCGTAGTCGTCATGATGGTGGCATTACTGATTGCAGTGCTGCTGAATTATCTGATGCCGGAAAAAGTGTTTCTGGTGATAGCCTCACTGGCCACTTTTGCGACCGTCTGGGTATGGATTATGATTTTGCTGGCCCAGATTGGGTTTCGTAAAAAAATTGGTGCAGAAGCTGCCGGTAAATTGCAGTTTCCGATGCCTGGTGGTTCGGCGATGTCAGTGGTGGGAATTTTATTCCTGGTGTTTATTATCGCCATGATTGGCTATTTCCCTGACACCCGGCTGTCATTGTATGCCGGTGCGGTGTGGGTCGTGTTACTGCTGCTGGGTTACCGTTGGATAAAAAAACGGGATACGGCAACGGCTAAGCAATAA
- a CDS encoding mechanosensitive ion channel family protein: protein MQQQITDWLQALGLTHYTNILAVVAVLVAIVFISLIIHLILHKCLLPMFKRRAEKSPHQWPKALLRNKLFHRVAWLLQGILFQFLTQILLDSNTPVFNALMTAGELWTILYTMLIGFSLLDVVQYVSARSMLASQLPLRGILQSVKLVAAILISILMISVLLGKSPGVLLTGLGAMTAVLMLVFKDPILGLVAGIQLAANDMLKLNDWLDMPRYGADGAVIDINLTTVKVRNWDNTIVTIPAYALISDSFKNWRGMSESGGRRIKRSLNIDTTSIHFLSEQEAEKLSKAHLLVPYLEKKRHEVTQWNAINAEGSLSPLNYRALTNVGTFRIWLENWLRIHPQIHQEMTLMVRQLAPTENGLPIEIYAFTNTTVWTEYEQIQSDIFDYIYAALPSFGLRVHQSPTGSDMRAFGVELAAVVNPATAKDDRPTNL from the coding sequence ATGCAACAACAAATTACGGACTGGCTTCAGGCTTTAGGACTGACGCATTACACCAATATTCTGGCGGTGGTAGCAGTATTAGTAGCCATCGTTTTTATTTCTCTGATTATCCATCTGATCCTGCACAAATGCCTGTTACCGATGTTTAAACGGCGTGCAGAAAAAAGCCCGCATCAATGGCCAAAAGCGCTGTTACGCAATAAATTATTCCACCGTGTGGCCTGGTTATTACAGGGGATTTTGTTCCAGTTTTTAACGCAGATCCTGCTGGACAGTAACACCCCGGTATTCAATGCACTCATGACTGCAGGCGAACTGTGGACCATCCTTTACACCATGCTGATTGGTTTTTCGCTGCTGGACGTGGTGCAGTATGTCTCGGCCAGAAGCATGCTGGCCAGCCAGTTGCCACTGCGGGGGATTCTGCAGAGTGTCAAACTGGTTGCCGCTATCCTGATCAGCATCCTGATGATCTCAGTGTTGCTGGGTAAATCCCCGGGAGTGTTGTTAACCGGCCTGGGTGCCATGACAGCGGTGTTGATGCTGGTGTTTAAAGACCCGATTCTTGGGCTGGTCGCCGGTATTCAGCTGGCAGCGAACGATATGCTGAAACTTAATGACTGGCTGGATATGCCAAGATATGGCGCCGATGGCGCAGTCATTGACATAAATCTCACCACGGTCAAAGTGCGTAACTGGGACAACACCATTGTTACTATTCCTGCCTACGCCCTGATTTCCGATTCATTTAAAAACTGGCGTGGAATGTCTGAATCCGGTGGACGAAGAATTAAACGCAGCCTGAATATTGATACCACCAGTATTCATTTTCTTTCTGAACAGGAAGCCGAAAAGCTGAGCAAAGCTCATCTACTGGTGCCTTATCTGGAGAAGAAGCGTCATGAAGTTACACAATGGAATGCAATCAATGCGGAAGGCAGTTTGTCGCCTCTGAATTACCGGGCACTGACCAATGTCGGCACTTTCAGAATCTGGCTGGAAAACTGGTTGCGTATCCATCCACAAATTCATCAGGAAATGACACTGATGGTGCGCCAACTGGCACCTACTGAAAATGGCCTGCCGATAGAAATTTATGCCTTCACCAATACCACGGTCTGGACGGAGTACGAACAAATCCAGAGTGATATTTTTGATTATATTTATGCCGCTTTACCGTCATTTGGCCTGCGGGTGCATCAGAGCCCGACTGGCAGCGATATGCGCGCTTTCGGTGTTGAACTGGCCGCTGTAGTCAATCCGGCGACAGCAAAAGATGACCGGCCAACAAACCTCTGA